The Shewanella mangrovisoli genome has a window encoding:
- a CDS encoding fatty acid cis/trans isomerase: MNPINAVWKRWLLALVLAVTGCASVAQVDFDNLYGKSSPQTRADNQLNPSELTAQTKAYHSTVEPIINGRCVVCHACYDAPCQLKMTSSEGIERGANKEKVYQGTRLMAATPNRLFVDAHTPEAWRERGFYPVLNERAQTPQANTQASVLARMLTLKQAHPLPDTKLLDKSFDFSLDRVQQCASIEEMDKYEQYQPLAGMPYGLPALNQQEHKVLMQWLEQGAVLPTPPALSAEFSDEIARWEQFLNADSLKAQLSARYIYEHLFAFHLYFESLTAANAPAIYFELVRSRTPPGKPIDLIASRRPFDDPQVSRVYYRFQPYRATIVDKTHIPYALNNTVLQNWQQWFIDAKYQVSSLPSYKPSVAANPFEAFIQLPAGSRYRFMLTRAQDTIMGFIKGPVCRGQVALNVINDRFWVYFVTPEYMDDSDFTDFYQGQIENLRMPAEEESTALAVTWVKYAAKQGEYMRARNQFLNHKFKNGRHLTIDGLWDGGGNNDNASLTVFRHFDNATVVKGLVGESPKTAWVIDYALLERIHYLLVAGFDVYGNYGHQLLTRLYMDFLRMEGESNFLTLLPQEERRKQFKDWYQDAGTQLTAFIAGDINTFNQPTGVLYYTDDLKAELYQKLAAKVGEVQPQRYQIALSQLQPNSKALLQTLGRVKGTQATLLPELTMIMIEPQTPGKAEIFTLVRNSAHRNISSLFNEESNREPAKDDVTLVRGLLGSYPEAFWHIKEQDLAKVVAKVEGMQTEKDYEALLDLAAVRRTDPRFWAFSDKLNQAFFDSHPIESGWLDYNRLQNR, from the coding sequence ATGAATCCGATAAATGCAGTTTGGAAACGTTGGCTTTTGGCCCTAGTGTTAGCGGTCACGGGTTGCGCCAGCGTCGCCCAGGTGGATTTTGATAATCTTTACGGTAAAAGCTCGCCGCAGACGCGGGCTGATAATCAGCTTAATCCTAGTGAACTCACAGCACAAACAAAGGCTTATCACTCGACTGTTGAACCTATCATCAACGGTCGCTGCGTGGTTTGCCATGCCTGTTACGATGCACCCTGTCAGCTTAAAATGACCTCTAGTGAGGGCATTGAACGGGGCGCCAATAAGGAAAAGGTCTATCAGGGCACCCGTTTGATGGCGGCAACACCGAATCGGTTATTTGTCGATGCCCATACGCCTGAAGCATGGCGCGAACGCGGTTTTTATCCCGTACTCAATGAGCGCGCCCAGACCCCGCAGGCCAATACCCAAGCCTCAGTGCTGGCGCGGATGCTAACGCTAAAACAGGCCCATCCCCTGCCGGACACTAAACTGCTCGATAAGAGTTTCGACTTTAGCCTCGATCGGGTTCAGCAGTGCGCCAGCATTGAAGAAATGGACAAATACGAGCAATACCAGCCCCTTGCAGGTATGCCCTACGGCTTGCCTGCGCTCAATCAGCAGGAACATAAGGTATTAATGCAATGGCTCGAACAGGGCGCTGTGTTGCCAACGCCACCTGCGCTTAGCGCCGAGTTCAGCGACGAAATCGCCCGCTGGGAGCAGTTTTTAAATGCCGATAGCCTCAAGGCGCAACTGAGTGCCCGCTATATTTACGAGCACTTGTTTGCCTTCCACCTGTATTTTGAGTCCTTAACCGCGGCCAATGCCCCTGCGATTTACTTTGAGTTAGTGCGCTCACGCACGCCGCCGGGCAAACCTATTGATCTTATTGCCAGCCGCCGTCCCTTCGACGATCCGCAAGTGTCGCGGGTGTATTACCGCTTTCAGCCCTATCGCGCCACGATCGTCGATAAAACCCATATTCCCTACGCTTTGAATAACACTGTGCTGCAAAACTGGCAGCAGTGGTTTATCGACGCTAAATACCAAGTCAGCTCGCTGCCCAGCTATAAACCAAGCGTAGCGGCCAATCCCTTCGAGGCCTTTATTCAGCTGCCAGCAGGCTCGCGCTATCGCTTTATGCTCACCCGCGCCCAAGACACTATTATGGGCTTTATCAAGGGGCCGGTGTGCCGTGGTCAGGTCGCCCTCAATGTGATCAACGATAGATTCTGGGTTTACTTTGTCACCCCAGAATATATGGACGACAGTGACTTTACTGACTTCTATCAGGGCCAAATCGAGAACCTACGCATGCCCGCCGAGGAAGAAAGCACCGCCCTTGCCGTGACTTGGGTGAAATACGCCGCCAAACAGGGCGAGTATATGCGGGCACGAAATCAGTTTTTAAATCATAAGTTTAAAAATGGTCGCCACCTCACTATCGACGGTTTATGGGATGGCGGCGGCAACAATGATAATGCCAGCCTGACGGTATTTAGGCATTTCGATAATGCCACTGTGGTCAAAGGATTAGTGGGAGAATCTCCTAAGACGGCTTGGGTGATCGACTATGCCCTGCTGGAGCGTATTCACTACCTCTTAGTCGCGGGTTTCGATGTGTATGGCAACTATGGCCACCAGCTACTCACCCGCCTGTATATGGATTTTTTACGCATGGAGGGCGAGTCTAACTTCTTGACCTTGTTGCCCCAAGAAGAGCGCCGTAAGCAGTTTAAGGATTGGTATCAGGATGCGGGCACCCAGCTGACCGCCTTTATCGCGGGGGATATTAATACCTTCAATCAACCCACGGGCGTGCTCTACTACACGGACGATCTTAAGGCCGAGCTCTACCAAAAGTTGGCAGCTAAAGTTGGCGAGGTTCAGCCCCAACGCTATCAAATCGCACTCAGTCAGTTGCAACCCAATAGCAAGGCCTTGTTGCAGACGCTAGGCAGAGTCAAAGGCACGCAAGCGACTCTTTTGCCCGAGCTGACGATGATCATGATTGAGCCGCAAACCCCAGGCAAAGCGGAAATCTTCACCTTAGTGCGTAACAGTGCCCATCGGAATATTTCGAGCCTATTCAATGAGGAAAGCAATCGCGAGCCCGCCAAGGATGATGTCACGCTAGTGCGCGGGCTTTTGGGCAGTTACCCCGAAGCCTTCTGGCATATCAAGGAGCAGGACTTAGCCAAAGTCGTGGCTAAGGTCGAAGGCATGCAAACCGAAAAAGACTACGAGGCGTTATTGGATTTGGCGGCTGTGCGCCGTACCGATCCGCGTTTCTGGGCCTTTAGCGATAAACTCAACCAAGCCTTTTTCGACAGTCATCCGATTGAAAGCGGTTGGCTGGACTACAATCGACTGCAAAATCGCTAA
- a CDS encoding flavin reductase family protein, producing MTTERYFYEPSKGHGLSHDPLNAIVAPRPIGWISSRSAQGQRNLAPYSFFNCFNYKPPIIGFASTGWKDSVANIVDTGEFVWNLTTRSLAEKMNQTSAMLPRGEDEFAFAGLTPKAGTIVQAELVAESPVNFECKLSQCIQLTAANGDKIDTWLVLGEVVAVHIAKHLLDSDGVYQTALAEPVLRAGGPSAYYGISEEQRFDLHRPQV from the coding sequence ATGACTACAGAACGCTATTTTTACGAGCCGAGCAAGGGACATGGACTATCGCACGACCCCTTAAATGCGATTGTCGCCCCCAGACCCATAGGCTGGATCTCCTCGCGCAGTGCCCAGGGGCAACGCAATCTCGCGCCCTATAGTTTTTTCAATTGTTTCAATTACAAACCTCCTATTATCGGCTTTGCCAGTACGGGCTGGAAGGACAGTGTCGCCAATATCGTCGACACCGGCGAATTTGTCTGGAATCTCACTACCCGCAGCCTTGCCGAGAAAATGAATCAAACCTCGGCCATGCTGCCCCGCGGTGAAGACGAATTTGCCTTTGCTGGACTCACCCCCAAGGCTGGCACTATCGTTCAAGCTGAGCTGGTGGCCGAAAGCCCGGTAAACTTTGAATGTAAGCTTTCTCAATGTATTCAATTAACTGCCGCCAATGGGGATAAGATTGATACTTGGCTCGTCTTAGGTGAAGTCGTTGCCGTGCATATCGCCAAGCATTTACTCGATAGTGACGGCGTGTATCAAACCGCCCTCGCTGAACCCGTGCTGCGGGCTGGCGGCCCATCCGCCTACTATGGGATCTCGGAAGAGCAAAGGTTTGATTTGCATAGACCACAAGTGTAG